TAGTTTTTATACTGACAATAGTGATATTATAGGATTGccatcatgcacatgcactgcaaTGATGGTCATTCAACAGCGGCATTATTACCGTATAACTGGATTTGGTGGATAAGCCTATTTGAACGTAATTGGCGGTTTAATTTGGTGTCTAAGGCGTGGCTACTGCtgcaatgacgttgtgtccaccAGAAACTAAATTTGGCGTAAAATTAATcgtaggtatactaagtcccatagtatacctctgaggcacttttcccatgtacatgtacgtacttcccatgtagatcttatcaactagtgtctaatcaTAGGATATTTACagcacacatttgtggtataTGTATTctactggatgcactgtatgtatTAAACCTCATTCCCAATTTCTCTATTGCAATGCTAGGTTGAAAATAGTGCCTGGGTGATAGTGCATTTGCACTTCAAATTACCCCAAAAAACTAATAGATACTAGGCCGATTGCCGAAGTGTTACCACTTGTTAAAACGATCCTGAATTTGAATTCCCAAATGATAGGCGTTAAAACAACAAAGGTATGTCTGATCAAAATCAAACAGTATAAAGAGGAAGTACAAAGaacattattaattattacaagccAACGGCACAGTCTTTCTGAGCAGTAGACTCACTAGTATCTAGTCTCTCAAAGCTGCCATCCttactccacacacacagcaagttCACTTTAAAACTGGCCATCTTCACATCCAACAATTTCTGCATGAGCATGTGAACAACGAAATAATCTTAATATCCATAGTAcaatgtactataattatggatacaAATTGAATTGTGTACACAGTGAATGTTTCTACCAAGCATAACGCTCGTAACACAAATAAACTGGTGGTAAACTATCCACCACATAACCTTCCAGGGATGATAATGGCGGAATTATGTTGTTTTAAACAGCCTTAAATTACCAGTATTCTGACTTGCTCTGGAGTCAACTCGTCCCCATCTTTACAAACTGTGTGATCTTCCAGCAATGTCACCGCACCTGCAGAGATTTTAAGAAATGTTAattacaactataattatacgcacacATTTACCATTAACGATTACTACTGTATGCCAGGCTAAGTGTGTAAACTAACCAGCCATCCATGAAGTAAGCCTACCAGTTaacagggctgcatccaggattttgggtcaGGGGGGGGCAAATTGGGCAAATGAAAAATGTAGGCCGGCAGCGTATGCTTCAGTGTACGCTAAACTAGGGGGGTGTGGGGGCATGCTCCCCCGAAAAAAATGGAGTCTTAAGATCGATTCTGGTGCAATTTTAGCTCAAAGTCATTAGAATtatatagcagtacaaatgccTTGTCAATAAATCTGCCAgatcctgggggggggggcacttGTAGACACAGCACAATAAACACGCACCTTTCGTGAGTGCAGTGGGCAGTCCCAGCTTTCTCAGCTGTGGCTCCATGGTGTGAGTAAACTGGCTGAGTGGTCCTTGTTGACACACCACCTCCTCCGTGGCAACGAACCCTGACCTTGCATGATCTTTCTCTTGGAAGTCCTGGAACCACTCCACTACACTCGTCTTGTCCCCGTTGCTGAAGAATAGGCCCACACTGCCCTTCAGTTCCTATATTCAGGGGATGGTGGACGGTGGAGTCAAACTGAATTAGTAAAGTCATAAGAATGATCTAGTTTACACAAGGTTTTGAGCAatcttttttcttttttatGTATTTCTTTATCCTATAGGCTAAACGCTAAACAGCATTACTTAACCACAGCACCCACCTCTGACACAAAACGCAGCCCAGTCCGATACTCGTCACTGTCTGAGCGTCCCAGGGCCAGCTGCATCACTCTGTTCTTGCCAAAGAAGAATCTCGAGTCTTTCCAGTGAGTGCGCAGGTCCTTGAGCTTGGCATTGCGCATGTTGTCAATATTAAATACAAAGAGGTGGGCGTACTTGTCACAGCAGTCTCGGACCTGTGGGTGTACGGAGGGGAGTACAATATGACTGAGCAGTTATCTACTATTGTAAGCAGATTCTTTAGTAAAGGGAGGGAAAGAGATtggtgggtaaagatcattaggATAGTGAATGCGAAACAGTTTGGTAACAACTTGGTGGGTGAAGAACGTTAGATAGTGCATGAATGGGACTCAGAttagtgggtaaagatcattaggATAGTAAATGGGTAATTATGGGTAACAACTtggtgggtaaagatcattagaTTGAGAATAGTGAATGGGAAACAGATTGGTGGGTAAATATCGTTAGGATAGTAAATTGGAAGGTATATAGTAATGGCTCGAAAACTGGAAAAGGATAACTACGTTCTATACAACTGTACTATGACGATCAACACAGGGATAATAAGAGTGTCAAACTTGCCTCTTGCAATAAAGCACCCTTCAACTCATGTCCTTTGGACCTCGTCTTACTGAGcgtcactgcatgtacagagaAATAATTAAATATACACAGTTAAGATCTTTCAGAATGCTCTTAGACTATAAAAGTATTTTCGGTGCTACTTCATTTTCGATGAATGCCAAAAGCATGTTATTGTACGTACCTATGCAAAGCTACAAGGCAGACCTAACTACAGAGCACACCTCAGCAAGAGCTTGTACTACGTGTAGAACTACAAGACAGAGACAGATCTAAGAAGAGGTACATGCAAAGCAGAAATTAGCAGCAAACTAAGGTTTTTTCATTGGCAAAAAGCATGCATTATTAGATCTGGGTCAAAATGGTGGCACTTCAGATGATGGCATATTGTAGACCTACATCAGCAGTTAGATATTATAGACTAGTTGATCTCTTACCAATGCGATTTCTTTTGGACTTGGGCATTTTCACTTTGTTTCTTTTGGGCCACGTGGAAATGATTGTCAATGACAGAATATGCCAACGTCAGCACAAAGTACTGAATGATAATCACAAGTTCTATGATCGAccattaatattattgttcaaCTGGAAGTTCCCACAGGATAAAGCTATTCTTTAGTGCCGACTCCGACTGTGTCCTGATCTTTACAAGGTAAGATCTGTCTGGCAGCGTAACTTTCAAAACTCTGTCACTGATACACTTAGTTTCAACTGTGTTTGTTACATTCTGAAGGGGATTTTAGGatacagtgcagtgcagtacagtatgCAAGAGTCGAGTTAGGCTGCAAGGTtaaacattattttgctaACATGCTAGTACAGTTATTCCTCTGATTTAGGATTCTACAATAGAGTATTGTGTTAGTCTGCATGAGCTGTTTGTATCAAACCCAGGtcttctataataattattacgtctTCCGTCAGTTCTAAGCATTCACATTTTTTGCAACTAGCTAGGCTGAGGAAAATGCATCTACCTGTACGTGCGTATACATTTTCTATGTGGcagttagcctccttcgcaaCGGAACCTAGGCAACGCTTTGCATTCATGGTAAAATGGTGCACCCTAACCCTAGGTGTAAATGAGTATTGAGTTATAGTAAAGTTTTTGACTCTACGTACCACGTAGCAAGACCTGTAATTTGTAAGAGAAACTCTCCATTGTCCACTGTCACGGACTATTCCCTAGAGTGATGTTGATGAGTGAGGCTTTCAGAGGATGTTGTTGGAGATAGTGTTATGCCATAGGCAAACAGAAGCCATCGGGTgatgtgctacatgtatttatgGCTGTGCAAGTATAATCCAATGGTGCAATTTGTATTGTGCATATTATACATATTATTGTTAGCGTTAGCTAGATGTAATACATACACTAAAGTTATCCTTGTGCTGTTCAAAATATCTAGGCACTGCTTAGAACAACAACACATATACAATGTGCAGCATAATGCCCTTTTTTATGCCGTCTGATTCACATTCTAATAGTCTTGATAGTTGTTGCCCAGCAGCCGAAACGTTGATAAGATAAGCAAATAACTGGTGGTGTTAGAGGGTTAGGGCAATAGGTCCGCACAGCAACAGTTAAAAATCTttaataaaaataattgagGTGCACGACGagatagtacatgtatacgttatTTGGTTCTATATGGGTTTTATGGCCGTAAACCACCAAGCCCAAGGGTGTAGCCTGAGGGCGAGGTAGTTTATGttgccataaatccctagcAACAACCATAGTAGGAGTGTTATATATCCTATGTGATTGGCTAGCTATACGTTACGCATTTACTCAAAGCCACCCAGCTGGAGTCTCAGAACTACGAAAGTAGACAAAATTATCTATAAGATCTTGTACCAAACATGTCTCGGGGGAAATATCATAGGGGAATTATCacagttatacatgtacctgggCATATccaattatccgcccacgctcaacATTACTTTAGAGACTAAAGCGAGGCACTCGTGACGTACCCCCTCTGGGCATatcctagcaactgcatgacaggatataattataaacagaaGTACTAATTTACCACCATTACAGTGCTCAACATAAatacacatcacacatcacacacttCATACTTACAGGTACCACATTTGGAGAGACATGAGAAGAGTCAAAAGATTCTTACTCTTACTCACCCTACTGGCAATCTTCCTCATCTCTTACGAACTTCTGTTGACCGTACAGCATGTGTCTACTatcaatgtacaatcatggcGACGAGGACGGGTTAACTCGTTGGATcagcacatgtacattactAGTAAGCGAATGTTGAGGCAGTTACTGCAAGACAGAGAAATTACGCAATTGCCTGTTAAAATTGTAACTGATTGCCAGGACAACAGGTCACCAGATAATCGTACAATCAAGACTTTGCAAATCATATCCACCAAGAATCAATACCTTCAAGACCCGAATATAGTATGTCTAAACGAATCACACTTGTATAGGGAGTCATTTGCACAGTATGGAGTGCCTTTCAATCAATTGTCAGTACTGCAACAAAAAGCTAGTATAGTGAGAGCTGTGCTCAGCGATTTAGAGCAAAGAAACCAACTCGAAATTAAAGCAAAACTCAATAAATTTGTCACTGAGGAAGTTTTCAAACCTAATCAAAAAGCAGCTCAATATTTAACAGGTAGCGAGTTGAATCAAGACTCAGAAATCGAAATTAAAATATTTAATGGAGAAACGGCTACAAGCGAAGTTCTGTCACGTCTTAACAATCTTCCTCGTAATGCAAACTCAGCTACAAGAGAGATTTACTTACCCCATCATGTGCTTCCATCACGGGTCACTGGTAGTCTTACTATTTCCACACCTACTcccaagaacaagaaaaagatAAAGCCACCACAGATGAATGAAGATCTCAAAAAGTTCAAAGGTGCAAGGGTTAAACAAAGCTACAATTTAGCAGATCGAGGCTTTTCTAGTGACTGGAGGGTTAATTCAACTGTCGTCAACCATAGGTCAGTTGTGTCTAGCTGGTAATCGTTTAGGTTAGAAAGTGCCTTGAAAGGTGAACTTGGCATGGGGAGCATGTAGTGATGTGTAGAGCTGCCCTTGTTTATCACATATTTCATATTTCAGGCTGAAGTTCATCACCATGACCATAAACAGCACTGACCCGAGTGAGAGAAGCGTGACCAAAACCAGTTTGAACCCTGACCTCTTGCAAAGAGCAAAGGTCAGTTTGGAGATGTGCACGTAATACTGAGTGCTTTATCATGTACACTCGCCCTCTGGCTACTCAAACTACTGCACctgtgagtacatgtacatgtacagtgtacataataACAGCTGGCTGTTGGCCAATTTCCGTGCAATTAACACAAATGGCCTAGCAAAAAATGCAAATAGTCAGCCATTGCATCTGATCAAGTGTTTTGGGTGTGGCTCAATCTTTCAAAGCACGCGCAGAACAGTTTTAAAAATTGTTAGATTTACTGCCGTTTATTGTTCCGTGTAATGCGTGCATGTAATAAAAAATGTCTCTCTCCTTCTTTATATCTCTCCGCATAATCACCTCCTCCCCATATGTATACCCGCATATACACAGTTCCAGCATGATCAGGTGGACCTGTTTTGTCGACAACACACTCATCCTTCCTCTACTCTACCTCTagaagatgctgagctggacAATCTCTTTCAACACCTTCTCTATGACGACACGAGAAAGATGGTGTTCTGTTATGTTCCGAAGAACGGGTGTAGTAACATGAAGCGGTTGATGTTGGTGCTCAATGGAATACTCCCCCCAGAGGCTAGTAAAGAGAACAGACCAGCGGAGACTGTGCTCAAAGAGGtgagtggggggagggggcaaTGGCAGCGTATTAACGAATCAGAAAACtgttcttataattatggaaccAAAAATGTATATTCGAACATCATTGATACTGGACTTTGAAATATCATCCTGCTCTAGCTTTTGTCGAGACTGAATACACATTGCTACATAATGCAAATACGTACACCTAGCAGTGCTGTTCGTGAAAAAATAAAATTACATGTTGATGATGTATAATAGTTTTGCACTGTTTGCTTTATCAATTTATGCTACACATTTTGCCATGTTACTACTTGGATGTATTCCACCATTACCCTCCCTCCCCGGAGATTGTCCAACTCAgtgtctctctctctgtgtaggtcCACTCGTTCCGCAACCTCACTCACTCTGAAGCTTTGTATCGCCTCACCCATTATCTCAAGTTTGCCATTGTCAGAAACCCCCTGGAAAGATTACTATCCGCCTACAAGAACAAGCTGGAGAGACCGTTCATTGCCAgtaagtcatgtgattgtTCATGTACATAGGACAATGAGAATGACACTATAATTTTGAACGTTTGCTCCGAGGTGTTTGCTTAATTctttgtattattattttaaccTGCTCTGGCTGCTTTAACTTTTACTAATCCATATCTGCAGATCTTCGTAAACTTTTTCCAGAGCGATTAAAGGCATTTATACTAAAACGTTATCGTCGCCAGGACTTCGAGAAGTGGATATCCATTAACAATTCCACGGATGACATTCATCCGAGCTTTGACGAATTCGTTCAGTTCATGAACACTTTTCCTCTTACCATGTACAATGAACATTTCAAGCCATTTCTAGATCTGTGTAACCCTTGCGCCGTGAAGTTTGACGTATACCTGAGCTTCAAGACTCTGGAATATGACATCTATGCACTAATGGAGTATCTAAGTAAGTGCAAGGTGACAGTTTCACTTTTGAGACGTCTAAATATTTTTGTGTTGAGATTCTGAATGATTTAAGTAATCATCGTATGACCAAGAGCTGTTACCATATTATGTAAAGTTGAGGGTTGATCACTTTTGTACGCTCCTTCAATTCCTCGATGGTCACAGTCCTCGGTCCATCAGCTCCTGGGATATggaaaggggtgtggttaatgGGTGGAATCTCCGATAGTGAAGTGTTCGGCATAGACATCCTCCCTAAAAGTACATCATACTTGTCTAACGCAAccttctccccccccccccacacacacacacagacattcCGTTTGGTCTCTACCCTGAGTCAATAGCTCATAAGACAGAGCCCACCTCCTCCTTACTAGAAGACTACTTCTCACAGGTGGGGTCATGGGTACTTGTGCAACGTTCTTAAATAATGTACATGCGTTTGAGACAATTGTACAAAGAAAGGATTATTCCCTAGTATTCGCACTTCATCATGTATACAGTGTTTACTTGGTCTACGATTGTACGTTAATTGCATTAGTCTTACTGTATAGGAAGACACACGCTGAGTGAggtcatggttgactgcaATTCAATTTTAAGCTACAATGtagttgcatgtatataattatagcagtcaACCTGTGGCATTTTATAGTGTGTTTACTTGAATTAACAAGTTAGGGCTGTGTGTTGTCAGCATTTAAATCTATCCACACATTAATTACAAGTGTATCACTCCCAATGCAGGTATCCCCTGGCAACAAGGCACAACTATATCGTCGCTTGAGTCGAGAATTTGAATTTTACTATTCTCTACATCCGGAGGAATGGGGCATGAATTATCATCTGTGATTAAATTTACATATTAAAATACGAATCAATTTTTGTCCATCAATATTAAATCAGTTGCATACATCAATCACCTATGCATAAAATTGTGAATTGAATTGCCATTGAATATTGTTCATGCAGCATGAACAATATTCAATGGCAATTAATTAACAAACTGAAAAGCATGCAAGTTATAGCATGGTCTTTGAATGATCAATTTGAAAAATGGTGCCAGTATGAGCTAATTTTGGTGACTGAGTGTCATGTCATTGTGAGACAGTGCAAATAGCTGCTGAAAAACTTGAGCCAAATCagctggcaaggatcgtgtgtattacCAGTATTAGCAACAGAATTTTATTTGCAGCCATTTTTAGCATAGTTGACATGCGTGTTCTTTTTGACCTCGTGGCAGTCTTGAGGATCAGATCAAGAGCTGCAAGAAGATGAGTTGAAAGAAGAAGCAGCCACGAAAACTGTCCTTTCCTCCTAAAGAAAACCCTTCTTAATTCGGTAAGCATTTAGTTTATTTATCATCTTAGGTGCTAATTATAATGCCCCAACATAAATTATCATCTCTTGTACATATCAGCCGCCCTCCTATACGTACCTAGTACCTAGGCGTATAGGGGAGAGATTGTCTGAGCAAATCGCTGAGCACTTTAATACCGTAGAGCACGAAATTTATTTATTTTTCACTTATATTtcattgcacaatgttcgcggaatgactgcttaccggaaatctttacgttatagcaggtaaatttcgtgctatacggtagtctgaACTTTTTGGCCAGGTCACCTGACCAATGATGACAAGAA
This is a stretch of genomic DNA from Halichondria panicea chromosome 1, odHalPani1.1, whole genome shotgun sequence. It encodes these proteins:
- the LOC135339914 gene encoding mRNA turnover protein 4 homolog, with the translated sequence MPKSKRNRIVTLSKTRSKGHELKGALLQEVRDCCDKYAHLFVFNIDNMRNAKLKDLRTHWKDSRFFFGKNRVMQLALGRSDSDEYRTGLRFVSEELKGSVGLFFSNGDKTSVVEWFQDFQEKDHARSGFVATEEVVCQQGPLSQFTHTMEPQLRKLGLPTALTKGAVTLLEDHTVCKDGDELTPEQVRILKLLDVKMASFKVNLLCVWSKDGSFERLDTSESTAQKDCAVGL
- the LOC135339380 gene encoding carbohydrate sulfotransferase 12-like → MRRVKRFLLLLTLLAIFLISYELLLTVQHVSTINVQSWRRGRVNSLDQHMYITSKRMLRQLLQDREITQLPVKIVTDCQDNRSPDNRTIKTLQIISTKNQYLQDPNIVCLNESHLYRESFAQYGVPFNQLSVLQQKASIVRAVLSDLEQRNQLEIKAKLNKFVTEEVFKPNQKAAQYLTGSELNQDSEIEIKIFNGETATSEVLSRLNNLPRNANSATREIYLPHHVLPSRVTGSLTISTPTPKNKKKIKPPQMNEDLKKFKGARVKQSYNLADRGFSSDWRVNSTVVNHRLKFITMTINSTDPSERSVTKTSLNPDLLQRAKFQHDQVDLFCRQHTHPSSTLPLEDAELDNLFQHLLYDDTRKMVFCYVPKNGCSNMKRLMLVLNGILPPEASKENRPAETVLKEVHSFRNLTHSEALYRLTHYLKFAIVRNPLERLLSAYKNKLERPFIANLRKLFPERLKAFILKRYRRQDFEKWISINNSTDDIHPSFDEFVQFMNTFPLTMYNEHFKPFLDLCNPCAVKFDVYLSFKTLEYDIYALMEYLNIPFGLYPESIAHKTEPTSSLLEDYFSQVSPGNKAQLYRRLSREFEFYYSLHPEEWGMNYHL